Proteins co-encoded in one Campylobacter concisus genomic window:
- the yihA gene encoding ribosome biogenesis GTP-binding protein YihA/YsxC, producing the protein MIRPLGAKFITSSPSIKEAPSFVTSEVVFLGRSNVGKSSLINTLVNQKNLAKSSSTPGKTQLINFFEAEFCEQKDEQEEKDKFKLILVDLPGFGYAKVAKSKHDEWRKNLDEFLKFRSDIRLFIHLIDARHFDLDIDVNVDAYLKSFLRADQKILNLYTKSDKLNQSQKSAVMKFDPSGILVSTLNKSGIEKAREAIINNALGR; encoded by the coding sequence GTGATAAGGCCACTAGGTGCTAAATTTATCACATCAAGTCCAAGTATAAAAGAGGCTCCAAGCTTCGTAACAAGCGAAGTTGTCTTTTTAGGCAGATCAAATGTTGGTAAAAGCAGCCTCATAAATACACTTGTAAATCAAAAAAATCTAGCCAAGAGCTCATCAACTCCAGGCAAAACTCAGCTTATAAATTTTTTTGAGGCTGAGTTTTGTGAGCAAAAAGATGAGCAGGAAGAAAAAGATAAATTTAAGCTTATTTTGGTTGATTTGCCAGGCTTTGGCTATGCAAAAGTGGCAAAGTCAAAGCATGATGAATGGCGTAAAAATTTAGATGAGTTTTTGAAATTTAGAAGCGACATTAGACTTTTTATACATCTAATTGATGCTAGGCATTTTGATTTAGATATAGACGTAAATGTGGATGCTTATCTAAAAAGCTTTTTAAGAGCTGATCAGAAAATTTTAAATTTATATACAAAAAGCGATAAGCTAAATCAAAGCCAAAAGAGTGCGGTAATGAAATTTGACCCAAGTGGTATCTTGGTCTCAACTCTTAATAAAAGTGGTATCGAAAAGGCTAGAGAAGCCATCATAAATAATGCTCTTGGTAGATAA
- the lptA gene encoding lipopolysaccharide transport periplasmic protein LptA, producing the protein MGRGRSAILAVILGFTFLNAEQVEITSNDFFADENKQTSEFIGNVNIKKGSFDELKADKVVVYFDKKRQPVKYVATGNARAKIFIKDKHYDGKGNTLTYEPAKQIYTVSGNGYLHEVETDKNVYGEKIVVNQKDGTYSVNSDEKKPVKFIFQVEEKDK; encoded by the coding sequence ATGGGTAGAGGAAGATCAGCGATTTTAGCGGTGATATTGGGTTTTACATTTTTAAATGCAGAGCAAGTTGAAATCACATCAAATGATTTTTTTGCAGATGAGAATAAGCAAACTAGTGAATTTATAGGTAATGTAAATATCAAAAAGGGCTCATTTGATGAGCTTAAGGCAGACAAAGTGGTCGTCTATTTTGACAAAAAACGCCAACCTGTAAAATATGTAGCTACTGGTAATGCTAGAGCAAAAATTTTTATAAAAGATAAGCACTACGACGGCAAAGGCAATACTCTTACATACGAGCCAGCAAAACAGATATATACTGTTAGTGGAAATGGCTATTTGCATGAAGTAGAAACTGATAAGAATGTTTATGGTGAAAAGATAGTTGTTAATCAAAAAGATGGCACATATAGTGTAAATAGTGATGAAAAAAAGCCTGTTAAGTTTATCTTCCAGGTAGAGGAAAAAGATAAGTGA
- a CDS encoding LPS export ABC transporter periplasmic protein LptC, whose protein sequence is MVVKIFYFVVAIFSVVMIFLAAQDPYLANVLKIDTKISNMQINDVIDYEINSTKISGVYEADELNRYNDKDEFLSFKAKILRGNLKHFLSSDKAISQNDEIIFQKNANYENNDSLRFISDEVTYGTKTKIVRSEANFTLIRNNDKALGESGSYDLGKKQTQVKGLRAWVEEDQRF, encoded by the coding sequence TTGGTTGTAAAAATTTTCTACTTCGTCGTGGCTATTTTTAGTGTCGTGATGATATTTTTGGCAGCTCAAGATCCATACCTTGCAAATGTTTTAAAGATCGATACAAAGATATCAAATATGCAAATAAATGATGTGATAGATTATGAGATAAATTCCACGAAAATAAGCGGAGTCTACGAGGCTGATGAGCTAAATAGATACAATGATAAAGATGAATTTTTGAGTTTTAAAGCAAAAATTTTAAGAGGAAATTTAAAACATTTTTTAAGCTCAGACAAAGCAATCTCACAAAATGACGAAATCATTTTTCAAAAGAATGCGAACTATGAAAACAACGATAGTTTGAGATTTATAAGTGACGAAGTGACATATGGAACAAAAACAAAAATAGTAAGATCTGAAGCAAATTTCACGCTCATAAGAAATAATGATAAGGCACTGGGTGAGAGTGGAAGCTATGATCTTGGCAAAAAACAAACGCAGGTAAAAGGGTTAAGGGCATGGGTAGAGGAAGATCAGCGATTTTAG